In Primulina eburnea isolate SZY01 chromosome 3, ASM2296580v1, whole genome shotgun sequence, one DNA window encodes the following:
- the LOC140825724 gene encoding light-harvesting complex-like protein OHP2, chloroplastic, whose protein sequence is MSVASSSSIPCIKLHNYASYSPSSSSPTLKFTIRSSQAEGPIRRPVAPTPVKPVPPDSPMPSAPPKPVVAVDGVDKNVITLEFQRQKARELQEYFKQKKLEEDDQGPFFGFISKNEISNGRWAMFGFAVGMLTEYATGSDFVDQLKILLSNFGILDLE, encoded by the exons ATGTCAGTAGCATCATCTTCTTCGATCCCATGCATCAAACTTCACAATTACGCTTCATATTCACCATCTTCTTCCTCTCCCACACTCAAATTCACAATTAGGAGCTCTCAAGCTGAGGGCCCTATAAGAAGACCAGTGGCTCCTACGCCTGTAAAGCCTGTGCCGCCGGATTCTCCGATGCCGAGTGCTCCTCCCAAACCGGTGGTTGCGGTTGATGGGGTAGACAAGAATGTGATTACCTTGGAGTTTCAGAGACAAAAGGCCAGAGAGCTTCAAGAATATTTTAAGCAGAAGAAGCTTGAGGAAGATGATCAAGGTCCCTTCTTTGGTTTCATTAGCAAGAATGAAATCTCCAATGGAAG ATGGGCCATGTTTGGTTTTGCTGTGGGAATGTTAACAGAATATGCAACTGGCTCAGACTTTGTTGATCAACTCAAAATCCTCCTTTCCAATTTCGGAATTCTCGATCTTGAATGA
- the LOC140825719 gene encoding probable serine/threonine-protein kinase At1g54610 isoform X1, with the protein MGCAQSTRPSIKSHTPELEKLKMENGYIKGGYVGAGRSAGQRVSRHESGRVLRPENGNGAVNGRVSFVDKRDVKERNMRAVDEGKRSNGSNGDAGSNEIVSKRIELNKKDEEDGLVDGWPKWLAYNLPGEVLKNIVPKSADSYVKIDKVGQGTYSNVYKARDKETGKIVALKKVRFDTSEPGSVKFMAREIMILQKLDHPNIVKLEGLATSRMQYSLYLVFDYMHSDLSRILSRSEERLTEPQIKCYMQQLLSGLQHCHDRGILHRDIKGSNLLIDRNGMLKIADLGLANFFNREKKRPLTSRVVTLWYRAPELLLGSTDYGVGIDLWSAGCLMAEMFAGRPILPGRTEVEQLHRIFKLCGTPPDEFYIRLKLSTALKPPQSYKSSLWGNFRNFPSSSFGLLSILLALDPAYRGSADSALQNEFFVTSPLACEVSGLPIIHVEDDDQALINEKRRHRTYKARLRSQSQREQRKKSLASEEPKEVAEGAKVELQKSTETSVFSSEPGSSKSSSSSSNTKPRVNGESPTLLFPSSIVPRTEAQPNGTRNMKNRPPLPTDNRRAVNYILDHDSTYRLGTVQRSASTRDFRSLENKNRPRG; encoded by the exons ATGGGGTGTGCACAGAGCACTAGGCCTTCGATTAAGTCTCATACACCAGAGCTCGAGAAGTTGAAGATGGAAAATGGGTATATAAAAGGAGGGTATGTAGGGGCGGGGAGGTCGGCCGGGCAGAGGGTTTCAAGGCATGAGTCAGGCCGGGTTTTAAGGCCAGAGAATGGAAATGGAGCCGTGAACGGGAGGGTAAGTTTTGTGGACAAAAGGGACGTTAAAGAAAGGAATATGAGGGCTGTCGATGAAGGGAAAAGAAGTAACGGCAGCAATGGTGATGCGGGGAGTAATGAGATTGTTTCTAAGAGAATTGAGTTGAATAAGAAGGATGAAGAAGATGGGTTGGTTGATGGTTGGCCTAAGTGGCTGGCTTATAACCTTCCAGGAGAAGTTTTGAAGAATATTGTTCCAAAAAGTGCTGATTCTTATGTCAAGATTGACAAG GTAGGCCAGGGTACTTACAGCAATGTCTATAAAGCTAGAGATAAAGAAACTGGAAAGATCGTagccttgaagaaagttcgatTCGACACATCAGAACCTGGGAGTGTGAAATTCATGGCGCGGGAGATCATGATTTTACAGAAACTGGATCATCCAAATATTGTGAAGCTTGAAGGATTAGCCACCTCAAGAATGCAGTATAGCCTGTACTTGGTTTTTGATTATATGCATTCTGACTTATCCAGAATCCTATCACGGTCAGAGGAGAGGCTCACAGAACCACAG ATTAAGTGTTACATGCAACAACTACTTTCAGGCCTCCAGCATTGCCATGACCGGGGTATACTGCACCGAGATATAAAGGGATCTAATTTACTCATTGACAGAAATGGGATGCTGAAAATTGCAGACTTGGGGCTCGCGAATTTCTTCAACAGAGAAAAAAAGCGTCCTCTAACTAGTCGAGTTGTCACCCTCTGGTACCGAGCACCTGAATTGCTTCTAGGTTCCACAGATTATGGGGTAGGAATCGATCTGTGGAGTGCCGGTTGCCTCATGGCTGAGATGTTTGCTGGCAGGCCCATCTTGCCCGGCAGAACAGAG GTTGAACAGCTGCATAGGATTTTCAAACTATGTGGCACGCCTCCAGACGAGTTCTATATACGGCTGAAGCTCTCCACCGCTCTTAAACCTCCACAGTCATACAAGTCCAGCCTTTGGGGAAATTTTAGGAACTTCCCATCTTCCTCCTTCGGCCTTTTGAGCATTCTTCTTGCTCTGGATCCTGCGTATCGTGGAAGTGCAGATTCCGCTCTCCAAAACGAG TTCTTTGTAACAAGTCCTCTAGCTTGTGAAGTGTCTGGTTTGCCTATAATACATGTTGAAGATGATGACCAAGCTTTGATAAATGAGAAGAGAAG ACACAGGACCTATAAAGCTAGGCTCCGTTCTCAATCACAGAGAGAGCAAAGGAAAAAGAGTCTGGCTTCTGAGGAACCTAAAGAAGTTGCTGAAGGAGCTAAAGTT GAACTGCAGAAAAGTACAGAGACATCGGTCTTTAGCTCAGAACCTGGAAGCAGCAAATCAAGCTCTTCATCTTCAAACACAAAGCCACGAGTAAATGGGGAGAGCCCGACTCTTTTATTTCCTTCATCTATCGTTCCTAGGACAGAAGCTCAGCCTAATGGTACCAGGAATATGAAGAACCGGCCCCCGTTACCCACAGATAATAGACGTGCAGTCAACTATATCTTAGATCATGATAGTACCTACAGATTGGGCACAGTGCAAAGGTCTGCATCCACCAGAGACTTCCGGAGTTTGGAGAACAAAAACAGGCCTCGTGGATGA
- the LOC140825719 gene encoding probable serine/threonine-protein kinase At1g54610 isoform X2 translates to MGCAQSTRPSIKSHTPELEKLKMENGYIKGGYVGAGRSAGQRVSRHESGRVLRPENGNGAVNGRVSFVDKRDVKERNMRAVDEGKRSNGSNGDAGSNEIVSKRIELNKKDEEDGLVDGWPKWLAYNLPGEVLKNIVPKSADSYVKIDKVGQGTYSNVYKARDKETGKIVALKKVRFDTSEPGSVKFMAREIMILQKLDHPNIVKLEGLATSRMQYSLYLVFDYMHSDLSRILSRSEERLTEPQIKCYMQQLLSGLQHCHDRGILHRDIKGSNLLIDRNGMLKIADLGLANFFNREKKRPLTSRVVTLWYRAPELLLGSTDYGVGIDLWSAGCLMAEMFAGRPILPGRTELHRIFKLCGTPPDEFYIRLKLSTALKPPQSYKSSLWGNFRNFPSSSFGLLSILLALDPAYRGSADSALQNEFFVTSPLACEVSGLPIIHVEDDDQALINEKRRHRTYKARLRSQSQREQRKKSLASEEPKEVAEGAKVELQKSTETSVFSSEPGSSKSSSSSSNTKPRVNGESPTLLFPSSIVPRTEAQPNGTRNMKNRPPLPTDNRRAVNYILDHDSTYRLGTVQRSASTRDFRSLENKNRPRG, encoded by the exons ATGGGGTGTGCACAGAGCACTAGGCCTTCGATTAAGTCTCATACACCAGAGCTCGAGAAGTTGAAGATGGAAAATGGGTATATAAAAGGAGGGTATGTAGGGGCGGGGAGGTCGGCCGGGCAGAGGGTTTCAAGGCATGAGTCAGGCCGGGTTTTAAGGCCAGAGAATGGAAATGGAGCCGTGAACGGGAGGGTAAGTTTTGTGGACAAAAGGGACGTTAAAGAAAGGAATATGAGGGCTGTCGATGAAGGGAAAAGAAGTAACGGCAGCAATGGTGATGCGGGGAGTAATGAGATTGTTTCTAAGAGAATTGAGTTGAATAAGAAGGATGAAGAAGATGGGTTGGTTGATGGTTGGCCTAAGTGGCTGGCTTATAACCTTCCAGGAGAAGTTTTGAAGAATATTGTTCCAAAAAGTGCTGATTCTTATGTCAAGATTGACAAG GTAGGCCAGGGTACTTACAGCAATGTCTATAAAGCTAGAGATAAAGAAACTGGAAAGATCGTagccttgaagaaagttcgatTCGACACATCAGAACCTGGGAGTGTGAAATTCATGGCGCGGGAGATCATGATTTTACAGAAACTGGATCATCCAAATATTGTGAAGCTTGAAGGATTAGCCACCTCAAGAATGCAGTATAGCCTGTACTTGGTTTTTGATTATATGCATTCTGACTTATCCAGAATCCTATCACGGTCAGAGGAGAGGCTCACAGAACCACAG ATTAAGTGTTACATGCAACAACTACTTTCAGGCCTCCAGCATTGCCATGACCGGGGTATACTGCACCGAGATATAAAGGGATCTAATTTACTCATTGACAGAAATGGGATGCTGAAAATTGCAGACTTGGGGCTCGCGAATTTCTTCAACAGAGAAAAAAAGCGTCCTCTAACTAGTCGAGTTGTCACCCTCTGGTACCGAGCACCTGAATTGCTTCTAGGTTCCACAGATTATGGGGTAGGAATCGATCTGTGGAGTGCCGGTTGCCTCATGGCTGAGATGTTTGCTGGCAGGCCCATCTTGCCCGGCAGAACAGAG CTGCATAGGATTTTCAAACTATGTGGCACGCCTCCAGACGAGTTCTATATACGGCTGAAGCTCTCCACCGCTCTTAAACCTCCACAGTCATACAAGTCCAGCCTTTGGGGAAATTTTAGGAACTTCCCATCTTCCTCCTTCGGCCTTTTGAGCATTCTTCTTGCTCTGGATCCTGCGTATCGTGGAAGTGCAGATTCCGCTCTCCAAAACGAG TTCTTTGTAACAAGTCCTCTAGCTTGTGAAGTGTCTGGTTTGCCTATAATACATGTTGAAGATGATGACCAAGCTTTGATAAATGAGAAGAGAAG ACACAGGACCTATAAAGCTAGGCTCCGTTCTCAATCACAGAGAGAGCAAAGGAAAAAGAGTCTGGCTTCTGAGGAACCTAAAGAAGTTGCTGAAGGAGCTAAAGTT GAACTGCAGAAAAGTACAGAGACATCGGTCTTTAGCTCAGAACCTGGAAGCAGCAAATCAAGCTCTTCATCTTCAAACACAAAGCCACGAGTAAATGGGGAGAGCCCGACTCTTTTATTTCCTTCATCTATCGTTCCTAGGACAGAAGCTCAGCCTAATGGTACCAGGAATATGAAGAACCGGCCCCCGTTACCCACAGATAATAGACGTGCAGTCAACTATATCTTAGATCATGATAGTACCTACAGATTGGGCACAGTGCAAAGGTCTGCATCCACCAGAGACTTCCGGAGTTTGGAGAACAAAAACAGGCCTCGTGGATGA